The following proteins are co-located in the Amaranthus tricolor cultivar Red isolate AtriRed21 unplaced genomic scaffold, ASM2621246v1 ptg002656l, whole genome shotgun sequence genome:
- the LOC130804980 gene encoding protein FAR1-RELATED SEQUENCE 9-like — MWVPAYFRDLYMGGLLKTKSSSESENNFFSYFVNKFLTLVELQMRFQSAMDVQRYMMQTLDSKCKLYSAPLKTRIPLEKHACSVYTDVVFKDFQEQILSARDECGFEKNFVRDGKDVYRVVHFNTGIIIEVAYDAQKLYVDCFCKLFKRVGVLCKHALWVLQAKDVKYIPEPYILKRWTKDASKTPVYDIDGTLLDGNNAMESRKGVLEDVWNENRGVEKTKRQELEKFLGCEAPTTITIKNPRQSSNKGKRKEKDPKQKDTEDEEEQRVTKQRQSFAECKLTSD, encoded by the exons ATGTGGGTGCCCGCATATTTTAGAGATCTTTATATGGGTGGTTTGCTTAAAACAAAATCTAGCTCGGAAAGTGAGAACAATTTTTTCAGTTACTTTGTGAACAAATTTCTTACATTAGTTGAACTCCAAATGAGGTTTCAAAGTGCGATGGATGTTCAACGTTATATGATGCAGACACTAGATAGTAAATGCAAGTTATATTCTGCACCTTTGAAGACTCGTATCCCTCTTGAAAAACATGCTTGTAGTGTCTACACAGATgttgtttttaaggattttcaaGAACAAATTCTTAGTGCACGCGATGAGTGTGGTTTTGAAAAGAATTTCGTTAGAGATGGCAAGGATGTGTATCGTGTGGTACATTTCAACACTGGGATAATTATTGAAGTTGCGTATGATGCACAAAAATTGTATGTTGATTGCTTTTGTAAGTTATTCAAAAGAGTAGGAGTCTTATGTAAGCATGCATTATGGGTTTTGCAAGCAAAAGACGTTAAATATATACCAGAACCTTACATATTGAAAAGGTGGACAAAAGATGCTAGCAAAACACCTGTATATGATATTGATGGCACGTTATTGGATGGTAATAATGCTATGGAATCTAGAAAAGGGGTTTTAGAAGATGTTTGGAATGAG AATCGTGGGGTTGAGAAGACAAAACGTCAAGAGTTGGAAAAGTTTTTGGGTTGCGAAGCTCCTACAAcaattacaattaaaaaccctaGACAATCTTCAAACAAAGGCAAGAGGAAAGAAAAAGATCCAAAACAAAAGGAtactgaagatgaagaagagcaaaggGTGACCAAGCAAAGACAAT CATTTGCAGAGTGTAAACTAACTTCTGATTGA
- the LOC130804981 gene encoding protein FAR1-RELATED SEQUENCE 7-like, translated as MTFDSLEEGVKFYETYAKACGFDIRSGTKKVYKGVVTSEYYLCNKQGMREEKLGALTRRLVTREDCYAKIVFQRTKEGKYWVCKFIEAHSHILASPISRQHLKGSCSLNSGQKRYIMNNLNLNKGLTSSYRMWKEQVGSYLKVDDTKSLSKAIWADGISRRNYSLFGDSICVDATYGTNKYNQIFVPFIGVDHHKKCVTFAVGLISREDISSYTWLFESFLRAMDGKQPDSIITDQDPAIKIALPNVFDKSIHKFCCWHIIRKLTDKVSIELRNDDEFLRRINRLVYNRDNRAP; from the exons ATGACTTTTGATTCATTAGAAGAAGGGGTGAAATTCTATGAAACATATGCTAAGGCTTGTGGTTTTGACATTAGATCAGGGACTAAGAAAGTCTATAAAGGTGTTGTTACATCTGAATACTATTTGTGTAATAAACAAGGGATGAGGGAAGAGAAATTAGGTGCATTGACAAGAAGGCTTGTAACTCGTGAAGATTGTTATGCTAAAATTGTTTTTCAAAGGACTAAAGAGGGTAAATATTGGGTTTGTAAGTTTATTGAAGCCCATAGCCACATTCTTGCCTCACCTATTTCTAGGCAACATTTAAAAGGGTCATGTAGTTTAAACAGTGGACAAAAAAGATACATTATGAACAATTTGAACTTGAATAAAGGTCTAACAAGTTCATACAGGATGTGGAAAGAACAAGTAGGAAGTTATTTAAAA gtTGATGATACTAAATCTCTATCGAAGGCAATTTGGGCAGATGGTATTAGTAGGAGAAACTATTCATTGTTTGGTGATTCGATATGTGTGGATGCTACTTATGGTACTAACaagtataatcaaatttttgttccttTCATAGGTGTTGACCAtcacaaaaaatgtgttacttttgctGTCGGTCTTATTAGTAGGGAAGATATATCTTCTTATACTTGGttatttgaatcttttttgAGAGCAATGGATGGAAAACAACCAGATTCCATTATAACAGACCAAGATCCAGCCATAAAAATTGCTCTACCCAATGTTTTTGACAAGTCTATTCATAAATTCTGTTGTTGGCATATAATAAGGAAACTAACTGATAAAGTTTCTATTGAGTTACGTAATGATGATGAGTTTTTAAGAAGAATTAATAGACTTGTATATAATAGGGATAATCGAGCCCCATGA